The stretch of DNA aaataaaaataaagaaataaagcaTTATTTGGTTGGTTGGTTTTGGTTGGTTGTATTGTAGCCATAtttattacttatttatttatggtAGAAACACAAGACAACAAAACAGTGGAGTGTTGTGTATGTGTACCATTCCAAGCTTCAGGCTTCAGTTCATTTTGAAAATTGGGTAATTTCCTACTTCTGAGGAGATTCTACACGCTTGTCTTTGTGGTCACTACTCTCACCACCTTCTACTTCATCGTTTTCATCTTCTTCCACCATTTTCAACTTAGCTTTACCAAGGTATGTTTTTGAGCTTTTTCTTCATAATAATCATCTTCAACATCACTaattacatacatatatatgaaTAGTGATCAGTGTAGTGATCATATATCcttctaatttatttttgacCAAATTAAGTGAATTTCCCTTTTATTCACTTCATGCTTGCTTTATATGGTTTATTTAAGTTATTCAGTAGTGTAAAGccttcatttatttttgttgtttgtacttTGATCATGTATGTATGATAATTTTTCCCTCTTTTctgtcaaaaaagaaaaaaagaaacaaaaccctTTTGCCTACTCTTCTAAGTGTTTGAAAGATTCTATTTTTGACAGGACATATTATTTATAGTGATCAATCTAAAGATGTACTGGCATAAGTATCTGGTGGTGAGTTTGTATTTATGGGCCTTAATATGTTCACTTCTTCCTGATTCTTCCAATGGTTTAATGAGAATTAAGTTAAGGAAGAGAGACCTTGATCTTGAAAGTATCAAAGCAGCAGCAAAATTTGAAAGAGAGCATAAATATTTGGGTAGTAGTAGCTCATCAGATGAAGATATAGTACCTTTGAAGAACTATTTGGATGCCCAATACTTTGGAGAGATTAGTATTGGTTCACCTCCTCAGAATTTTACTGTCATTTTTGACACTGGAAGTTCCAATCTTTGGGTTCCATCAGCAAAATGTTACTTTTCtgtaagatttttctttttcctttttgcaaatTTTTCATGTTCTTTTTCATCTAATGTTCACTTAATCATGAAACCATAATAAATGCTTCTGCAGATAGCTTGTTATTTCCATTCTCGGTACAAATCAAGCCGGTCTACCACCTATACTAGCATTGGTAAAATTCTTAGTTATCACACTTCATTTCAAGTTATATGTTATGTAAAACTAAaagagtaaatactattttgaaacTAGTGTTTTGCAAAAGTGATTGATCGAACTCTTAGTTAAATAACAAATCAAATCTTGTATTTTGTCAAACGAAAAATCAGACCTGTATtatctaaaatagtacaaaataaTACCATGTACTCagtttttgtctaatttttttaatataaacaaCCTGAAGATAGTTTCCAACGTgaacaaatacaaaaatataaccAGTCTGattataacacttttagattttaaaaaacACAGGGTATgaattatcatttaacaaaacggATGGTcaaattggtaacttttacaaaatacagagtccaaaatagtatttagctAGACTAAATACACTACTAATCAATTATTGGCATGTCATGTAGGAAAATCTTGTGAAATAAACTATGGTTCTGGATCAATATCTGGTTTTTTAAGCCAAGACAATGTTCAAGTTGGAGATGTTGTTGTAAAAGACCAGGTGAGGTTTTTGCTCACTTTTCTTTTGAAATAATCAATCTTATTAATGTTTGTTGATTTATTTATTCTCAACTTTCAGGTTTTCATTGAGGCCACTAGAGAGGGGAGTCTCACTTTCTTGGTGGCCAAGTTTGATGGAATATTTGGACTTGGCTTTCAGGAAATATCAGTTGCAAATGTTACACCAGTTTGGTAAACAAGTTTTCCAATCATATTCTTGccttaaatttttcaataacaataataataattctaaaAGCTGGTATGTGTGAAAGGATATATTGATTTTTACTAGAGTAGTACAGGTACAACATGGTGCAACAAGACCTTGTAAGTGAAGAAGTCTTCTCATTCTGGTTTAACCGCGATCCATCAGCTAAGATGGGAGGTGAACTTGTTCTTGGAGGAGTTGATAAAAACCATTATAAGGGGAAACATACTTATGTTCCAGTTACTAAAAAGGGTTATTGGCAAGTAAGTCAAATCAACAATTTTGTGTTACATTTCATTTTCTCTTGTAAGATTGAAAAAcagcactactcatcactcactATTTTCTTCTTCTCAGATCGAAATGGGAGATATTTTGGTTGGGAACCAGTCAACAGGTGATTTCATGATCATGTTGTTTGATTGAGTATTAACATAACAGAATCATGTACTTATTGTAAACTAATGATTATTTTTCTCAGGTGTTTGTGAGGGAGGATGTGGTGCCATTGTCGATTCAGGAACGTCCTTGCTTGCTGGTCCAACAGTATGTACACCAAtctttccaataagaaaaatatgacactcaaaAGAATACtcagttttctttctttcttggtCATGTATCGATCAGACTATTGTGGCTGAGATCAACCATGCTATTGGAGCCAAGGGAGTAGTCAGCACAGAATGCAAGTTAGTTGTTTCACAATATGGAGACATCATATGGAATCTACTGATCTCTGGGGTGTGTATTTCTTGCTTCTTCAAATCTTTAAACTTCATTTAGGCATATCAAAAGATTGGCCTAATTCAATCATACCCCGATTTGCAGGTACGACCTGATAAAGTTTGTGCTCAGCTTGGTTTGTGCTTGTTCAATGGGGCTGAGTATGTAAGGTCTGAAAGTTTCTCATTGCAAATAATCTTCCTATGAAgtttcattatattttctcataaTGATTGttatttttctctcaactcACTTAAATGATTGTAAGTGACAAGTTAACTGCTGTGGTGTGCAGTACCGGGATCGAAACAATGGTTGATAAGGAGAATAGGGAGGAGGGAGTTTCAGCAAAAGATCCTGCTTTATGCACAGTTTGTGAGATGGCTGTTATTTGGGCTCAGAATCAGCTAAAACAGAAGGGAACCAAAGAAAAAGTGATCCACTACATTAATGAGGTAAAAGGACTTATTTCAAGACTATGACTACTGCAATTAAGGCTTCTGATATGTACTCAAAGTAGTTGAATAATataagattttatatttttgatatCTACAGCTTTGTGAGAGCTTGCCAAGCCCAGCTGGGGAATCAGTAATTAACTGCAACAGCATTTCAAACATGCCTAACATTACATTCACCATTGGAGGAAAATCTTTCCCTATCACTCCTGAACAGGTTAGTCTACTAAGTCAAAGCTCAAAAGAAAAGACATGATTTTTTAATATGGGGTTACCCTTAAACTTCTAAAGGAGTGACTCATTTCAATTGTCTTGGTATTTCAGTACATTTTGAAGACTGGAGAAGGCATTTCTTCAGTCTGCATCAGTGGGTTTTCAGCTTTTGATGTGCCTCCCCCAACTGGTCCACTATGGTATTAATCATCTTTCTTCACCCCATTTTCCAAATAATGTTTATgtgcattttttttatataattatatgatTTGTGTTGCAGGATTCTTGGAGATGTATTTATGGGAGTGTATCACACAGTGTTTGACTATGGTGATCTCAAAGTGGGTTTTGCTGAAGCTGTTTAGCACTATGGTGGTGATCTCTGGGAGCtgctgcttttttttttttctcttttactaTATCATTTGGAGACTCATATGTTCTGAGGATCATCATcatgtaaatttttattttaataaacttATACCATgtcttagaaaataaaaatgggcACCTGGAGACATGTTAAAAGTTATaattacagatctacatttaactttttttttacccTGAAGGAAAAACGAATAACAAACATTCACCAGGAACAATCCCAGTATGTTAAGAATTTTCTACATAGCCCAAATCATGAGAATTTCAACTATACAATGTAGCCATGAGATAATAATAGACTGAGCGTATTTACTTTTATAAGATATAACATAGGTAATAAGGTAGAATTTTAAGGTCCTATGTCAGTAAATTTCATGATGACTTTCCACATATTTCTAGGAAATTTTCTTAATCTGTTTGTGTTGGTTTTAGacctaaaagtaaaaattaagcACCTAATCcaactgttttcaaaatattttaattaaaatcaagGCCTATCTTACtctttatacaaaaaaaatcaaaacttcaaAACACAGAATTCAAAGAGTAATGTCGTGAAAtacaaaatctaaaaaaaaaaaaaaactataatgtTGCCAACAGTAATTAGATGTTATTTATTTAAGAAACTTGAACCTGAATGCAGTGTGGCAATTATATGCTTATGTTCAGCACCTGAGTGAGAGCTTATGCATGATATGCTTATATTATCAATGCTTGAAaagaaacaataaaaataaaacacaacaaaGCTACTTCCATTccacaaaatacatatataaatataacacCCTGGTTCTgaacaaaaattattcaaaataatacaATCCAAGATTAAAGGACAAACAATAGCTaacataattttcataattttagcATACACTGAGCATTAAGTACAAGCCAGTTTAGCCAAAGCGATACCCAGTTGCAAAGGCCACTCTTTTACTTTTCTTCATCACTATCGTTGCCAAAAACTGAGGCAACAGCTGATTTTGGCTTCCTTGCAACACTACCAAATGACATCTGTAAAAGGGAAGAAGAAAGATGTTAGATGGGTGATATTTAGCCAATGTCCAGTTCTTAATTTCTTCTGCTTGAAACTGTCAAATGCCTGAACAGGATTTGGAAATCTCAGAATATCTAGCATCATATTTGTTTAGAACCAGTGTTAAATGCTTCTATGGAACCACAATGAACCTAGACTCTTCTTAGCAGGTACATACCTTAGAAGTGCCACCCTTGGAAGAAAACCCAAATTTTAAAGTCTTCCGCTGATCTTGATCTGCAACTACAGATGCATTTTTTAGTTCAGAGGCTACTGCAGCAACCCTAGATTCCTCTTGTTGCTGTTGTAGTTGCTGCTGCTGCTTCCGGGCATCGGCTTCAGCCCTAGTTGGTATTAAGGAAAACACAATAAAGAAGGTGACAAGGCAGCAATGCTAATaccaaagagaaaagaaaacaagaaaAACACAAGGGAATAAATGACTGCATACATTTGAGCAAACTTGGCCATCTCCCTCTCTTGACGCTGCTGTTCTCGTTTTAGGCGATCATCCCGACTGCTTGTACCAAGCATCTCTCTCATCTCTTTAAAACGCTGCATATCccatttgaataaaaaatatcaGACAAAATTGACAGAAAAATAAGGCAAACAAGATTTTGCATAGTCAAACGATATATTTATACCTTTCTGTGATTATGATCATATGAGCTAAGGTGGGCTTCAAATTCCATGGCCAATTTGTATTGTTTGTTGCAAAGATCGCAATAGAAAACCTTGCGTATTTCTTTCACCTCGGTTTGAATTTTCTGCTCACGTTCTGCTAGAACCTGGATTTTCATAATGTGCACGAAGCAGGCAGTAGAAGCCACCAGGTAATAAAAACTGCAGGAAATTCTCAAGACCTTCCAAAGTTGATGGTCTCCTATGATAAATCTTTCCCGACAAAAGACATGCATACAATCTATATGCAGCCTTCTGCTATTTAGATTTAGGTTCCAGAAAAAGTAAAGCATCAACCTCAACATTATCTAATAGTCTTAGAAGCCTTTAGTATCTAACAGTTTGAAGTACTTaggttacaaaaatttaaaaagcatACCTCCCGCTTCTTTGCGTCCTCCTCAGTCTCTTCTAGCTCAACATCAAGCTTTTTCCGTTGAATATTTTCTTCAGAAGTAAAATAGTCATCTTCTTCTTGTTTCCCCACCCCTAATTTTGGATCTCTTATCCCAGATCTAATTGGTTCAACAATCCCTATACAGAAAACAAAGAATATAAACAAGAAGATTTAATTTGGGTCCAAGACTACGGACATTCGGTATTTGCCTTATCATGTTGAGCTGCACTAAAGCTACATCAGTCTAAATTGTAGTATATATCaggtatattttggaaaaaaaaaaattcaaggcaATTCTCAGTTTATTGAACAAAACTAAGTTCAATAGTAGGAAAGattataaataacaaaataagttCATTAGAAACAAACAAAAGCAGCTTTGTGACAGCAAGAAATAATGTTTAATCTCAACTTTTTTCACTTGAAAATCAGCAACGATGAAGACTGTAATATAATGGCATTAGAAGTTAAAAtgtctatacaaaataaaagCATTGtgagaaattgaagaaaaacagaTTTTTGTATAGTATATGCAAGTTTTGTACATCGATTCAGCAAAGCAATAACATACCCTGCTCATCCTTCCCGAGACCTTTTCCTTTCCACCCCATTTTCTGCAGAAGTCTATATCCCACATTAGATGAACTCAAATGTCTATCCAGTGATGCTTGTTCCACATTGTCCAGATCAACATTTTCCGTTGGCCTTTGGTTAATTGGCATTCGAAATTCATCAGCGAAATCTTCTATAAGAGATTCCTGATAAGCCTGACCCACATTAAGTTGATAAAATTGTGGCGTGAATAACATTGTAACATAAATAATAGACATACACATCCATAATTGGTTAACTACCCACCAAGGAACCATCACCATCAGATAGATACTTCACTAAGAGAGTCACTTAATTGACAAACCAAATGACCTAATAATCTATTCCAAACAAGTATAAAAATTTGATAATAACTACTACGGGATACCTGCTCTTTTTCATAGTGCCGCTTGTCCCGGGAACCTGTTTCTTGCCTACCACCATAACCACGATAATCCATTCTGCCTGCTTCATCAAGTAGAAAATTCAAACTTAAATAGAATACTTCCATCTAAAAGTTCATAACAGAAGAGTGGACATGAAAGTAAACAcaattttaatttcttaaaaaaccCCAATAAGATTAAGTTGTATATAACACAATTTCATCTTATTTACATAGTCACAAATTACTTGAACATAATGCTCTCTCCAAAAATATAAACACAAGACTAGCATGATCCTCCATTTCAAAGCCAAAGGCATAATAAAATCAATTCTAGAACTAAAATCCCATAATAAATACAAGCTAATCTTTTCTGAGCAACCAAGCAGATCATCTACATCAACCTATCAACTATCTTCAAAAGACACAGTTCCCAACTTTCATGGATAATTAACATCGAGGACAGTTCCCAAATGGGTTTTAAGGGAAACCCAGATTTTCAACAGAGAAAAGATTTTCTTGTACACAAATATAGACACAAAAACCtaaatctaaaatatttcttAAGAATTAGCACAGAAATATATCAAAATCAGATACAATACtgaattattggaaattgaGACGAAAACAGATCTGAATAGTGGAGCTTAgctagaaaaataaatttattgttAGCTGTGATAATCCAGAGTTGAAATATAGTATGAAATCGAAAAGAATCAAACAGTTAGGAGATGGAAGAGAAGAATCGAAAATGTTAAATCTACCTTCGAGAAAGAAAAGACCAAATCCCTGTAATGCTCCGCGATCTCGAACTCGCGCGGTTTTGTGTTGTTGGCATTTGTCAAGAGTCAAGACCAGACTTGTAATAGTCAACGATAAGGCCCGAGCCAAGACAAATTTTCCATGGGCTGGACCAATACTTATTGGACTAGCCCAATTTGTTTTCACAAAGTATTGGGCCAGCGCAATTGGAAAAGagaaattttcatttttatgatttttaaggAATAAGTTACAAAATTATGcccttcttttaaaaaaattatttattggaaaaatagtatatggTAAGTTACTCTAGAAAAGTAAGTAATGGTtacctttaattattttttcctatattttttttttccataaaataactttttaaaaaagaaaaaaaaaccacattttttcaCACGTTGTATAGAAAACCCATAAAGTGTGTTATTTCCTCATTGGAAAATGGAAAGTGGGAATGCatataaatgatttttttttcttattcataattattCGATAATTATATATGTGATATATAAATGTTTAGTATAATAGGATGGAAGGAAAGAATAggactttttattattttaaataagagTAAATAATGGTACACgtaaatataagaatatttgaaagtaacttattatatatatatttctatcaaattaataatttaaaatttagattttttatgtGTTCGATTTAGAATTTAGATTTTATATGTGCTTTGTTTAAGATAATAACAGAAtttaaattgatgaaattataGTTTTGCAAACATTTATTATTAGTGTCCaaatgttttgttatttttcacttttataataatattgtgtatatttaatttatatgtatgttataataatataatattataaaatatatatttatttttggtgtAATTTGGTGTTATGATtggatcaagaaaaaaaaaagtatgatgCCATATTTGAAGATGGTACCTGCAGAGAAAggattagtgttttttttttttttacatttttttaatatcgGTAAACAAATTGGAGCATTAATTCAAAGAATGTTTTAAAAGTAAGATACCCCTCCTAACTCCTATTATATAAAATCATATAGTTCTCAAGACAATGTTAACTCATACCTTGAAAAAGctcataataattttttttcatagaaT from Cannabis sativa cultivar Pink pepper isolate KNU-18-1 chromosome 2, ASM2916894v1, whole genome shotgun sequence encodes:
- the LOC115719321 gene encoding aspartic proteinase: MYWHKYLVVSLYLWALICSLLPDSSNGLMRIKLRKRDLDLESIKAAAKFEREHKYLGSSSSSDEDIVPLKNYLDAQYFGEISIGSPPQNFTVIFDTGSSNLWVPSAKCYFSIACYFHSRYKSSRSTTYTSIGKSCEINYGSGSISGFLSQDNVQVGDVVVKDQVFIEATREGSLTFLVAKFDGIFGLGFQEISVANVTPVWYNMVQQDLVSEEVFSFWFNRDPSAKMGGELVLGGVDKNHYKGKHTYVPVTKKGYWQIEMGDILVGNQSTGVCEGGCGAIVDSGTSLLAGPTTIVAEINHAIGAKGVVSTECKLVVSQYGDIIWNLLISGVRPDKVCAQLGLCLFNGAEYVSTGIETMVDKENREEGVSAKDPALCTVCEMAVIWAQNQLKQKGTKEKVIHYINELCESLPSPAGESVINCNSISNMPNITFTIGGKSFPITPEQYILKTGEGISSVCISGFSAFDVPPPTGPLWILGDVFMGVYHTVFDYGDLKVGFAEAV
- the LOC115719546 gene encoding uncharacterized protein LOC115719546 isoform X3, with translation MDYRGYGGRQETGSRDKRHYEKEQAYQESLIEDFADEFRMPINQRPTENVDLDNVEQASLDRHLSSSNVGYRLLQKMGWKGKGLGKDEQGIVEPIRSGIRDPKLGVGKQEEDDYFTSEENIQRKKLDVELEETEEDAKKREVLAEREQKIQTEVKEIRKVFYCDLCNKQYKLAMEFEAHLSSYDHNHRKRFKEMREMLGTSSRDDRLKREQQRQEREMAKFAQMAEADARKQQQQLQQQQEESRVAAVASELKNASVVADQDQRKTLKFGFSSKGGTSKMSFGSVARKPKSAVASVFGNDSDEEK
- the LOC115719546 gene encoding uncharacterized protein LOC115719546 isoform X4 gives rise to the protein MDYRGYGGRQETGSRDKRHYEKEQESLIEDFADEFRMPINQRPTENVDLDNVEQASLDRHLSSSNVGYRLLQKMGWKGKGLGKDEQGIVEPIRSGIRDPKLGVGKQEEDDYFTSEENIQRKKLDVELEETEEDAKKREVLAEREQKIQTEVKEIRKVFYCDLCNKQYKLAMEFEAHLSSYDHNHRKRFKEMREMLGTSSRDDRLKREQQRQEREMAKFAQMAEADARKQQQQLQQQQEESRVAAVASELKNASVVADQDQRKTLKFGFSSKGGTSKMSFGSVARKPKSAVASVFGNDSDEEK
- the LOC115719546 gene encoding uncharacterized protein LOC115719546 isoform X2, whose translation is MEVFYLSLNFLLDEAGRMDYRGYGGRQETGSRDKRHYEKEQESLIEDFADEFRMPINQRPTENVDLDNVEQASLDRHLSSSNVGYRLLQKMGWKGKGLGKDEQGIVEPIRSGIRDPKLGVGKQEEDDYFTSEENIQRKKLDVELEETEEDAKKREVLAEREQKIQTEVKEIRKVFYCDLCNKQYKLAMEFEAHLSSYDHNHRKRFKEMREMLGTSSRDDRLKREQQRQEREMAKFAQMAEADARKQQQQLQQQQEESRVAAVASELKNASVVADQDQRKTLKFGFSSKGGTSKMSFGSVARKPKSAVASVFGNDSDEEK
- the LOC115719546 gene encoding uncharacterized protein LOC115719546 isoform X1, encoding MEVFYLSLNFLLDEAGRMDYRGYGGRQETGSRDKRHYEKEQAYQESLIEDFADEFRMPINQRPTENVDLDNVEQASLDRHLSSSNVGYRLLQKMGWKGKGLGKDEQGIVEPIRSGIRDPKLGVGKQEEDDYFTSEENIQRKKLDVELEETEEDAKKREVLAEREQKIQTEVKEIRKVFYCDLCNKQYKLAMEFEAHLSSYDHNHRKRFKEMREMLGTSSRDDRLKREQQRQEREMAKFAQMAEADARKQQQQLQQQQEESRVAAVASELKNASVVADQDQRKTLKFGFSSKGGTSKMSFGSVARKPKSAVASVFGNDSDEEK